Genomic segment of Chloroflexota bacterium:
CGGCCCTGCAACTGGGACGGTTGACAGGTTCCACGGTGATTCTCGGTTCCGCCACCCCATCGCTGGAATCCTACCATGCCGCCCAGCTTGGCGAGCTCACCCTGCTGACCTTGCCCCGACGGATCATGGGCCATGCCCTGGCCATCGCCGAACAACAACAGCGCCTCAAGCTTGACGACACGATTTTTCGGCCGCTGCGAACGATGCAGGGAGTGGCCTGCTACACCGATTTGCCGCCCGTGCAGGTCGTCGACCTGCGGCAAGAGCTGCGGGCCGGCAATCGCTCCATCTTCAGCCGCGCGCTGCAGCAGGCCCTCGATCAGACGCTGCAAGCGGGCCAGCAGGCCATTCTATATCTCAACCGCCGAGGCAGCGCCACCTTTGTGATGTGCCGGGACTGCGGGCATGTACTCACCTGCGACAACTGTGACGTCCCCCTGACCTACCACGAGTCAAAGACCCAATCCACGAGGGCCACCCAGTTGCTTTGCCATCACTGTGGAAAGCGTGAACTCTCCCCGGAACGCTGCCCGTCGTGCGGCAGCCGGCGCATCAGGTATCTGGGCGCCGGCACCAGGCGAATCGCTGAACTGGTAGAAACCCTGTGGCCCCAGGCACGTACCCTGCGCTGGGACCGGGATGTCACCGGCCGCAAGGGCAGCCACGACGCCATTCTCGACAAATTCTCCCAACACGAGGCGGACGTTATGGTCGGCACGCAGATGATTGCCAAGGGCCTGGATCTTCCCCTGGTAACTTTAGTGGGTGTCATCAGCGCCGACGTGGGACTCTATCTACCTGATTTCCGGGCCGCCGAGCGCAGTTTTCAGCTGTTGACCCAGGTGGCCGGACGCGCCGGCAGGAGTCTGCTGGGAGGCCAGGTGATCCTGCAGAGTTACCGGCCTGAGCACTACGTCATCCAGGCAGCCCGGCGGCACGACTATCTGGATTTCGTACGCCAGGAACTGGGCTACCGGCGCGAATTGCATTATCCACCCTTTCGGCGGCTGGCCAAGCTGGTCTATTCGCACAAAAAGCAGGAGCGCGCCCGCAGCGAGGCCGAAGCCCTGGCCCGGGGACTCAGCTTTGCCATCCAGGAGCAAAACCTTGCGGGGATAGACCTGATCGGTCCCGCGCCCTGTTTTTTTGGCCGGGAACGCCAACGCTATCGCTGGCAGATCCTGGTGCGGGCGAGCGACCCGGTCGTTTTTCTGCGAACTGTTTCGATTCCCCAGGGTTGGCGGGTGGATGTGGATCCGGTGAGCGTGCTATAGATGTCACGATGCACCCCTTGCGACCTTCAGAAGACGGTGTTCGGTAATCGGTATTCCGTGATCGGATGGTTGTCACCGCGGTTCTGGATCGGGTTACTGATTACCGGTAATGGATTACCCGGATTGCGCCCTTGCCCCTCTGAACCAATCTACCAATCCACCAATTTACCACCGATCAATTCCCGCATCCTCGCTACACGAACATCCCAGGTGTTGGCCACAGCGATGGCCCGGCGGGTAGCCATTGCCACCGGATCATCCGCTTCTGCCAGGGCTGACTCAACCTGGGCGAGAAAACTGTCCCGATCCCCGACCAGCCGAACCACTGTGGGGAACTGCTCCAGTTCGGGCAACGGGGTGGCCACCACAGGTCTGCCCGCCGCCAGGTACTCGTAGACCTTCAGGGGATTGACATGGCGCGTCTGCTCGTTGATCTTGTAGGGTATCAGGCAGACGTCACAGGCGGCCATGATCGCCGGCACCTGTTCATGAGGTACTGCGCCGGCCAGGTGGACATTGGGCAATGCCTTCAGATCGGCTAATTGACCAGGGTCAAGTCCATAGCTCACCGGGCCCACCAGCGCCAGCGACCAGTCCGGACGGCTCTGTGCCACCTGGGCCAACAGCGACAGGTCCAGCTTGGCGTTGATGCCGCCGACAACGCCCAAGACCGGACGCGGCAGATCGGACCAGGGTGGGGAGAGGTCAGGCGACGCCAGCGCTCGCTGGAAGGCCCGATAGTCCACCGCGTTGGGCAGGTAGTATGTCTGCGGATTGATCGGCCTGCGTTCTTCCACCAGGCTACGCGCAGTGCAAAACACCAGGTCTGCCCTGGCGGTCAGTTGCCGGTCCAGTTCCCGCTGGCGCGCAGCTTGCTCGGCGCTCAGGTTCGGATAGGCACTGTATTCGTCGACAACGTGGTAGATCACCAGCTGCGGGTCGAACTGATCGATCAGCGAGAGCATGCCGGGGCGAAACAACCACAGGATGGGCCGCTTGGTTTTCAGCTGCTGCAGGGTCGATTGCCAGCGCCGGCGGCGCAGAGACTCGGTCAAATTGCCAAGGCCCGGTGCGCCGGTGTGGGCGGCCCAGGGCGACCAGTGGAACTGATACAGGTTGTCCTCGATAGGAGTCAGGGCGGGTTGCCAGAGGTCGGCAGTCTGCCAGTGCCCCTCCTGCCGTTGCCGTCCCAGTGCCCGCAGGTGGAGCTCCGGACCGATGAACACCACCGGTTGGTGGCGCGCCAGGCGGCGGGCGATCTGGGGTTTATCCTGCCAGATCGCGCCAGGCGGATCGGGGGTGAAGAAGAGGATTGGGGGTGTGTTTGGCATGGCAAGAGGTTACCACAGGTTGGGCGAGGGTCCAAGGAGTCTCAAGCGGAGGCATCGGGGAAACGACCCGGGTCTTCTGCGAGCGTGGCGGTGCGCAAGATGGACAGGCGGTACATCTTGCGGGACTTGGGCCGTTTTGGGGCCGCTCCAGGCACCATTGACAGGCACAGGGAGCGGGCCCTTGCTCTATTTGGCGTTGGTACCCGAAGGCACCTCGGCCGGGAACAGGCTGCACCATCTCTCTTTATGGCCTCGGCTGCCGGCAGCCGACAAGGGCTGGCGGACAGCATTTCCGGCGGGCGCAGAGAGGTGTGCGCACACAACTCGCAGGCCGCTATTGTTGTTCATGTTCGTAGGGATGTTCCTGTTCCGCACCGCACAGCGGGCGTTGTGTATCTCATTGTTCCAGGAACCGCCACGAAGCACCCGCAGCGCAGCAACCGTTTCTTCATCAGAGCCATCGGCGGGACGTACTTCGAAGGGATATGGCTCATAGGCACTGCGAGTCCATTCCCATACGTTGCCCACCAGGTCGTGGCAGCCGTAAGGGTTGAGGCCTGCCTGGAACATCCCGGCGGGACTGAGCCAGCCCACGCACTCCTGGCCTTCCCGGGTGTTGCAATAGGCGGGATCCCACTGGTCGCCCCAGGGCCATTGGCGGGCAGGCAGCGGATTGGCCACCGGTTTTCCAGTGTCGCCGGGAATTGGTTGGGGCCGTTGTAATCAGGATTGGCCCAATAGGGCCGGTCAAGGGTGTTCTTTGACAGGCGAGCCAGGTAGGGACGCACACCCCTCTCCAGGAAGGCCTCATAGGTGTCCCACTCTCCATAACCGCCTCTCTGCCTTTCGGTTTCGTAGTTACTCTGCCAAGCCCGGTCCAGGTCCTCGTTGGAACGAGGACCATCGAGCCAACCCAGGCCGGCCTCGGGCCAGCAATGGCGCCAGCGTTCGGTATAGCCGTCGGCGGGGATCCATTATCGTGGCGTTGAGACAGGCTCTCTTCTTGACCACATCGATGGACTCCCGCCGCAGCCGCGGGAGTGACGGAGCTGCGCGACGCGTTGCGCAATCGCTGGTTGATGGACCCCCGCCTCCGCAGGCCCCTCCGGGGTACAAGCAGGGATGACGGAATTCATCATTCCCGCTTCAGTACAAAGCAGGTGATGTCGTCGAACTGCTCGGTGTCACCGGCGAAATCGTACAATGCCCCGGTGATGGCCTGCAGCACTTCCTGTGCACTGCCGGCGGCGGACGCCCCAACCACCGCCTCCAGCCGCTCCTGGCCAAAGAATTCCCCGTCAGCACTCAAGGCCTCGGTTACACCGTCGGTGTAGAAGACCACCACGTCGCCCGATGCCAGGTCGACGCGCCGCTCCTCCAGCGAAATGTCCTCGAAGACGCCAAGCACGATGCCCTTGCCACGCAACTCGACCATATCCCCCTGCGTTGCCCGGTACCAGAGAGGCGGGTTATGGCCTGCGTTGACATACTGCATCCGCCCCTTGGCCAGATCCAACACACCGTAGAAGGCGCTCAAAAACAGGTCACTCTCGCTATCCTCTAGAATCAAATCGTTGGCCCGCAACAGGGCCGCCTCGGGGCCACGTCCGCTCAACGCCGTAGACCGCAGAATGGTACGGCTGAGCGCCATGAACAGGGCTGCCGGCACTCCCTTGTCCGCCACGTCGGCAATGAGCATACCAAGGCGCGCTGGCTTGCCTGGCAGATCATAGAAATCGTAGAAGTCCCCTCCGACGATGCGCGCCGCCTGGTAGAAATCGGCAAAGGACCACCCGGGAACGAAAGGCACCCGCTTGGGCAACATGCTGCGCTGAATCTGCCGGGCAACTGCCAGTTCCTCCTCCAAACGCTGGCGGGCCAGCTCCTCCTGGTGCAAACGGGCATTGTCGATGGCGACCGCCGCCTGTGCAGCAAAGGCCGTCAGGACTCCCTCGACGCTCTCCTTTCCCACAGGCGGCGAAGCGGTGTAGGTGTAGAGATTGATCGTGCCCAGGACCCGGTCGTGGCTGATCAAAGGCACCACGACCATGTCCTGCAACCCCAAAGCCGCCTCCGGGTCCGGGTTGGCGCCATCTGCCATCGAGGCCGAATCATGGTGCGCCTGAGGCCGGCGGGTGACCACCGCCTGCCCGGTAACACTGTTGTGTCCCAGCTGCTGCTCCAGGTAGGTCCTGTCGGTCAGGCTGCTCTGAAGCACGGTCAATTGCTCTGTTTCGGGATCGTAGCCCCACACGGTGGTCTCGGTGTGGGGGAAAAGGGCCTGGACATCGGTCAGGATACGGCTCAACACGGCATCGAGGTCGAGGGTGGAGCTGACGGCCAGGCTGCTGCTGCGCAGCTTTTCCAACTCGTCCACGCGACGGGCCAGAGCCTCGTCGGTGCGCTGCAACAACTGCATGTTGTGAACCGCTATCGCCACCTGGTCGGCAAAGGCGCTGAGGGTGCGTCGCCCCTCCTGGTTGAGGGCAGTCTTGAACACCTTGGAGTAGCCCACCTCCAGCGTGCCCAATTGCTGCCCGCCGGCCTGCAGCGGTAAAAAAACCCGCATGTGATCATGCAGGCCGAAGCGCCCCACAATGGCCGAATCGAGACGCCGGTCAGTACCGCGCATGATGATCAACCGTTGGTCCCTGAGACTGCTGACCGCCGGGTGGTCGCTGGTTCTCGCGAAGCAAGCCATCTCCTGCCAATCCCTGCTCCAAAGCCGGCCCACGCCTGCCACCATCTCAAGCCCCAGGTTCCCGGGATCCAGGGCGTAAAGGGTGGCGAACTCACATCCCAGGGCCTCGGAAACCGCTTCCAGCACCAGGTTCAGGGTCGGTTCAACGGTGCCGGCGCTCAGCACGGCCTGGCCGATCTGCCGGTAGGCCGCGCGTACGGTAACGTTCTGAAGAGCAACCGATGCGTGAGTCGTGAAGCGCAACAGCTCCGGCAGGTCTGCCGGCGCCTGGTGGAGATCGCGATTCTCCACAAAACGGTCCACGGTCACGAGACCTATCGGCCTTTCCTGAGCCATCAACGCCACCACGAGCCGGGCCTCGTCCCTGCTGCCTCGCAGCGCGTAGTTGCCATATTGGACCATTCTGGCCTCCACGCCATCGCGGTCGTGCAAGTCGATGGTAACCGGGGCCTCATCCCCGGTGAGCGGCGGGTAGACCCGTTCAAGCACACCATGGGAGGCCTTGACCCGGTAGATGTCGACCTGGTCCAGAGAAAATCCCGCTTGCAATCCCCGCGCCAACATGGCAAAGCCCTGCGCCAAGGTATCGGTGGCATAGATCGACTGCACGATTGCCTCGAGCAACTGGGGACGTGCGCCGTGCCCTCGTACCGGCTGTGCCTCCTGCAACAGTTCCCGCTTGGCAAGGGGACGTCCGTCAGGTCGCAGCCCCAAAGATGCCGGCGTGGATGCCAGGCTGCTCCCCGTGAGTGCCGTCAAGGTCCGGGGCAAGTCGGGCAGATGCGCGGCCATTCGGGGCGTTAAATAATCGATCGCCTCATCCCATCGCCCGGCAATGCGCAAAATGTGTCCTACCCGGTCAGCCGTAAAATGGCTCGCCAGGGCTTCCCGATAAACCCTGTTTTTTATGGCATAGTGCCCATCGCTCAGGAGGATGGCGCCGGAGAGCCGAAGCCGGTCTGTGCCCGTTCGCGACACCATCTGGCGGGAGCGGGAGCGAGGCAATGGTCCGTTATCCAGGATATCAAGTACATCAAGCAAGGTATCGGGGTCTTCTTCGATCAGCCGAATGGCCTCACGAATGGGTGTTTGACTGTCCCGAACCTGCCACAAACGCCGTACTGAACGATCCACCACAGATCGTGTCACCTTTGGCACCCGATGGGACTGCACGGCATCGGCGCTCCAGGCACAGAGCATGGGTAATAAATAGCGATCTCCCCCCACCAATTCGACGATACGGTCCAGGGCGGCGGGCGAAACCTGGCAATGGTGGGCACTCAAGGTAGCCTCCGCCAGAGCTCTACTCTGCACGCGATCGATCTCCGCCGCAACCACTGGCTTGGCAATATTGAAGGGGGAGGTAGGGCCCGAGGAAAGGCCTACCAGATTCATGCTGCCGCTCACCACGGCTACCAAACGGGTAGGCGCGTCTTCTGAACGCTCCATGTAGGTTGCACGCAACGCCAACAATAAGCTGTGAACCAGATCGTGGGGAAGGGCTTGAAGATGATCGATCATCAAAGCCAGGTGGCGGTCCTGACGATTCAGACAGCCTTCAAGGAAGTTCTGAAACGCCCTGGCATTGTCGATGCGGCCGGTTGGCGGATCGACAGCGATCCCCAGGCCCTGCGAGATCAACTCACCAACGCTGGTGAAAAAGGTCGCTTCGTCGTTGGAGCGGGTTCGCCAGAGGTTGACGTACAGCGCCCGGAAATAAGCGAGGTTCTCCAATTCGCCGATGATATCAGCCAGAAGAGCCGTCTTCTGGCTGAGAGGAGGGCCAACCAGGGCAACACATTCCAGAGCCAGCAAATGCCGGACCACCGCCTGGACGCGGGTCTCGTCGCGGATGCGCAGCAGTCTTTCCGGCGCATCGCCGTCATAGCGGACAATGCGCCAGCTTGGGCTATCAACAGGCATGGCTACCAGATTCCCTCTTGAACAACCTTGCGATAGAGATAATCCACATCATAGTTCTCGGTCAACATCCGCGCAAAGACCGGCGTGGTGAAGCGGTACTGGCGGCCTCGGGCCGTCAAGCTGCCGGCCAGCTCCAGATTGCGACAGGCCTGGTCCAGATCTGACAGGGGTGCCTCCAGCCCCCGATCTTCCAGTACCCGATCTATTGCGTCAATGCCAAAGGCCTGATTGGCGCCATACTCGGCGAGCACCGCAAAGACAATGGCCTTTTCAAGGTGGGTCGTATTGTCCATGAAGGTACTCAAGACAAAGGCTCGAAAATCCTCGTTGTCATAGACGTCAAAGAGGCTGTCCGGCGCCACCTGGCGCGTGCCCTGTCGATCCAATTGATCCACCAGGATGCTGCAATAGAATTGAATCAAATTGGGCTGGCCGGCAGTTTCAGCGTAGATCCGGTTGACCACGTCATTACGCCCTTCGAAGCTGACTCTCAGTTTTTCCAGGGGACCGACGACCATGCTGGCCGTTTGTTCCTTGCTGAACTCTTTCAGGCGAACAGGTCGGGCGAAGTTATACAGCGGCGAGTCCAGATCACTGA
This window contains:
- a CDS encoding SUMF1/EgtB/PvdO family nonheme iron enzyme, producing MANPLPARQWPWGDQWDPAYCNTREGQECVGWLSPAGMFQAGLNPYGCHDLVGNVWEWTRSAYEPYPFEVRPADGSDEETVAALRVLRGGSWNNEIHNARCAVRNRNIPTNMNNNSGLRVVCAHLSAPAGNAVRQPLSAAGSRGHKERWCSLFPAEVPSGTNAK
- a CDS encoding SpoIIE family protein phosphatase, which encodes MPVDSPSWRIVRYDGDAPERLLRIRDETRVQAVVRHLLALECVALVGPPLSQKTALLADIIGELENLAYFRALYVNLWRTRSNDEATFFTSVGELISQGLGIAVDPPTGRIDNARAFQNFLEGCLNRQDRHLALMIDHLQALPHDLVHSLLLALRATYMERSEDAPTRLVAVVSGSMNLVGLSSGPTSPFNIAKPVVAAEIDRVQSRALAEATLSAHHCQVSPAALDRIVELVGGDRYLLPMLCAWSADAVQSHRVPKVTRSVVDRSVRRLWQVRDSQTPIREAIRLIEEDPDTLLDVLDILDNGPLPRSRSRQMVSRTGTDRLRLSGAILLSDGHYAIKNRVYREALASHFTADRVGHILRIAGRWDEAIDYLTPRMAAHLPDLPRTLTALTGSSLASTPASLGLRPDGRPLAKRELLQEAQPVRGHGARPQLLEAIVQSIYATDTLAQGFAMLARGLQAGFSLDQVDIYRVKASHGVLERVYPPLTGDEAPVTIDLHDRDGVEARMVQYGNYALRGSRDEARLVVALMAQERPIGLVTVDRFVENRDLHQAPADLPELLRFTTHASVALQNVTVRAAYRQIGQAVLSAGTVEPTLNLVLEAVSEALGCEFATLYALDPGNLGLEMVAGVGRLWSRDWQEMACFARTSDHPAVSSLRDQRLIIMRGTDRRLDSAIVGRFGLHDHMRVFLPLQAGGQQLGTLEVGYSKVFKTALNQEGRRTLSAFADQVAIAVHNMQLLQRTDEALARRVDELEKLRSSSLAVSSTLDLDAVLSRILTDVQALFPHTETTVWGYDPETEQLTVLQSSLTDRTYLEQQLGHNSVTGQAVVTRRPQAHHDSASMADGANPDPEAALGLQDMVVVPLISHDRVLGTINLYTYTASPPVGKESVEGVLTAFAAQAAVAIDNARLHQEELARQRLEEELAVARQIQRSMLPKRVPFVPGWSFADFYQAARIVGGDFYDFYDLPGKPARLGMLIADVADKGVPAALFMALSRTILRSTALSGRGPEAALLRANDLILEDSESDLFLSAFYGVLDLAKGRMQYVNAGHNPPLWYRATQGDMVELRGKGIVLGVFEDISLEERRVDLASGDVVVFYTDGVTEALSADGEFFGQERLEAVVGASAAGSAQEVLQAITGALYDFAGDTEQFDDITCFVLKRE
- a CDS encoding glycosyltransferase gives rise to the protein MPNTPPILFFTPDPPGAIWQDKPQIARRLARHQPVVFIGPELHLRALGRQRQEGHWQTADLWQPALTPIEDNLYQFHWSPWAAHTGAPGLGNLTESLRRRRWQSTLQQLKTKRPILWLFRPGMLSLIDQFDPQLVIYHVVDEYSAYPNLSAEQAARQRELDRQLTARADLVFCTARSLVEERRPINPQTYYLPNAVDYRAFQRALASPDLSPPWSDLPRPVLGVVGGINAKLDLSLLAQVAQSRPDWSLALVGPVSYGLDPGQLADLKALPNVHLAGAVPHEQVPAIMAACDVCLIPYKINEQTRHVNPLKVYEYLAAGRPVVATPLPELEQFPTVVRLVGDRDSFLAQVESALAEADDPVAMATRRAIAVANTWDVRVARMRELIGGKLVDW